The Candidatus Hydrogenedentota bacterium region AATCCCGATATTATCGGTCTTGTAGAAGTGGATGAAGGATCTTACCGCTCCCGCCGTACCAACCAAGCCCAATGGATGGCCGAAGAGCTTGGCTATACGCATGTCTACGAAAGCAAATATGGCGAAGATTCCATGGCGCGCCGTATGCCCGTGCTCAAAAATCAAGGCAACGCCTTTATCACGAACCAAAGTGTGCAGGCGCGGCGATTTCATTTCTTGGAAAAGGGCATGAAGAAACTGGTAATCGAATTGGAATTCGATTCTTTTGTCATTTTCCTGATTCATCTTTCCTTGAAGTATCGGCACCGCCAAGAGCAATTGGGCAATATTCACCGCCTAATTGCCTCTGTATCGAAACCAAAGATTGTGGCCGGTGACTTTAACGCCTTTTGGGGAGATCGTGAACTGGACTTGTTTATGGCCGCGACCAATCTCGTCAATCCCAATCATGAAGGATTGCCGACCTTTCCCAGTCTTACGCCGGCGCGGCAATTGGACTTTATCTTGCATAGCCCGGAAATCGAGGTCTGTAATTTTAAAGTCTGTCCCATCAAATACTCTGATCATATGCCTTTGGTCTGCAATTTTAAAGTGCCTCAACCCCAATTGGTTGGCGCACTGTAAGAGCAATGCAGACTGCAGCTGAAGGGGCGCTTCAGGCAGTTGTATCGGCAGTGAAGGGGAGCCCGTGACCGCATCCATCATTTTGGGAAAGTGCCTTTCACGCTGTGGGAAAAACCTGTGCTTAAGTGATGCAGCGATTCGATCAATCATGTTATAATCGCTCAACTCGGTCGAATAATTCGGACTGATAATTCTGTCATCCAGTCTTTATGAAGCATTAAGGAGTATCCCCATGGCTGAACACTATTTGCGCGTAATCAATCCCTATACGGAAAAAGAGGCCTTTTCTTTTCCCATGCTGCAAAGCGAGGAAGTCGATACTGTTGTTGCGAATGCACGGACTGCCTTTGAAAGTTGGCGTGACAGCAGCATTTCCCAACGGATTGCTCTTTGCCAAAAATTCATGAGCGCTTTCGAAGGGATGACCGATGAAATCGCGCGGAATATTACGGAGCAAATGGGAAAGACCTTCAACCAATCCAAAGGGGAAGTAAAGGGCATGTTGGGGCGTGCTGAACATATGATCAGCATTGCGGAAAAGACCTTGGCCGATGAATGGCTGCCCGATGTCCCCGGATTTAAACGCTATATTCGTCACGAACCCTTGGGCGTCGTCTTGGATATTGCTGCATGGAATTATCCCCTTCTCATTGCCGTGAACGTAGTGGTGCCTGCCATACTTGCCGGCAATTCCGTTATCTTGAAGCACTCAAGCCGTACGCCTTTATGCG contains the following coding sequences:
- a CDS encoding endonuclease, encoding MNKEVKFLLYNIRYGTGSGLGYHLPFPFTGYFMPSSKNTKRILHFIKEENPDIIGLVEVDEGSYRSRRTNQAQWMAEELGYTHVYESKYGEDSMARRMPVLKNQGNAFITNQSVQARRFHFLEKGMKKLVIELEFDSFVIFLIHLSLKYRHRQEQLGNIHRLIASVSKPKIVAGDFNAFWGDRELDLFMAATNLVNPNHEGLPTFPSLTPARQLDFILHSPEIEVCNFKVCPIKYSDHMPLVCNFKVPQPQLVGAL
- a CDS encoding aldehyde dehydrogenase family protein — translated: MAEHYLRVINPYTEKEAFSFPMLQSEEVDTVVANARTAFESWRDSSISQRIALCQKFMSAFEGMTDEIARNITEQMGKTFNQSKGEVKGMLGRAEHMISIAEKTLADEWLPDVPGFKRYIRHEPLGVVLDIAAWNYPLLIAVNVVVPAILAGNSVILKHSSRTPLCGQAFVDAFEKAGAPPHLVQNVIANHGVTAQLIQHPHVSHVSFTGSVKGGHEVSQSAAGRFIETGLELGGKDPAYVCADADFDFAVANCVDGAFYNAGQSCCAVERIYVEKSIYPAFIEAFAAIA